In the genome of Monodelphis domestica isolate mMonDom1 chromosome 2, mMonDom1.pri, whole genome shotgun sequence, one region contains:
- the LOC100023047 gene encoding olfactory receptor 14A2-like: MANLTLVTGFLLLGFAKSWELQVLHAILFLLIYLMSLMGNLVIFTLISLDEHLHSPMYFFLKNLSFLDLCFISTTLPKSITNSLSNSHSISFMGCVLQFFLVILFAASELFLLTVMSYDRYVAICQPLHYEVIMTRGLCVKMAAVSWFFGIVFGTLYSATTFTLPFCHSKIHQFFCDVPSLLRLSCSDVHIGVDVTLAVGVAIGILCFISITISYGPIFSTVLKIPTTEGRSKAFSTCIPHLTVLMVFITTSVIDYLKPPQQSDSILDLLLSMFYAVVPPTLNPVIYSLRNKDMKTSLRKLIARNHIP, encoded by the coding sequence ATGGCCAACCTCACTCTAGTGACAGGATTCCTCCTCTTGGGCTTCGCCAAATCTTGGGAGCTGCAGGTCTTACATGCCATACTCTTCTTGCTGATCTACCTGATGTCTCTGATGGGCAACTTGGTCATCTTCACCCTCATATCTCTAGATGAACACCTTCACTCTCCCATGTACTTCTTCCTGAAGAACCTGTCCTTTTTAGATCTTTGCTTTATTTCTACCACACTCCCTAAATCTATCACAAACTCCCTGAGCAACAGTCATTCTATCTCCTTCATGGGGTGTGTTTTACAATTCTTTTTAGTCATTTTGTTTGCAGCATCTGAGTTGTTTCTCCTCACAGTGATGTCCTATGACCGCTATGTGGCCATCTGTCAGCCCCTGCACTATGAAGTCATCATGACCAGGGGACTTTGTGTGAAGATGGCAGCTGTTTCCTGGTTCTTTGGAATTGTGTTTGGAACTCTGTACTCAGCTACTACATTCACTTTGCCTTTCTGTCATTCCAAGATCCATCAGTTTTTTTGTGATGTCCCTTCATTACTTAGGCTCTCCTGCTCTGATGTACACATTGGCGTAGATGTTACTTTGGCTGTTGGTGTTGCTATTGGGATTCTCTGCTTTATTTCCATAACTATCTCTTATGGGCCCATCTTCTCAACTGTGCTGAAGATTCCAACCACAGAGGGTCGCTCAAAAGCCTTCTCCACTTGCATCCCCCACCTCACTGTTCTCATGGTCTTCATCACAACCTCAGTCATAGATTATCTAAAGCCACCTCAGCAATCTGATTCAATTCTAGATCTATTGTTGTCTATGTTCTATGCAGTAGTTCCCCCAACCCTGAACCCTGTCATCTATAGCTTAAGAAACAAGGACATGAAGACTTCTCTGAGAAAGCTAATAGCCCGAAACCATATCCCATAG
- the LOC100023080 gene encoding olfactory receptor 14A2-like — MANLTIVTRFLLKGFSDIWELQILHAMLFLLIYLVTLIGNLLIFTSISLERKLHTPMYFFLKNLSFLDLCLISITVPKSIANSLSHNCSISFLGCVSQLFLMVLFAVTELFLLTAMSYDRYVAICQPLNYEVIVNSETCVKMAATSWLSGVLFGVLYSASIFTLPFCHSKEIHQFFCDVPSLLRISCSDSHLAVNITISLAFSLGILFSIYIIISYSYIFSTVLKIPTTEGRSKAFSTCLPHLIVLIVFITTSSISYLKPSQDSDSVLELLLAMFYTVVPPTLNPVIYSLRNKDMKTALRKLITWKYFSKGLILKSFP; from the coding sequence ATGGCCAATCTCACCATAGTAACAAGATTCCTCCTCAAAGGCTTTTCTGACATCTGGGAGCTACAAATCTTACATGCCATGCTCTTCTTGCTGATCTACCTGGTGACTCTGATTGGGAACTTGCTCATCTTCACCAGCATCTCTCTTGAGAGGAAACTCCATACTCCTATGTACTTCTTCCTAaagaatctgtcctttttagatCTCTGTCTTATTTCCATCACAGTGCCCAAATCAATTGCAAACTCTCTCAGTCACAACTGTTCCATCTCTTTCTTGGGGTGTGTATCACAACTATTTTTAATGGTATTGTTTGCCGTAACGGAACTTTTTCTCCTAACAGCAATGTCCTATGACCGCTATGTAGCCATCTGTCAGCCCTTAAACTATGAAGTCATCGTGAACAGTGAAACCTGTGTAAAGATGGCAGCCACTTCCTGGCTCAGTGGAGTCTTGTTTGGAGTCCTCTACTCAGCTAGTATATTCACTTTGCCATTCTGTCACTCCAAGGAGATCCATCAGTTCTTCTGTGATGTTCCTTCTTTACTCAGGATTTCCTGTTCAGATTCACACCTTGCAGTTAACATCACTATAAGTTTAGCATTTTCTTTAGGGATTCTCTTCTCTATTTACATTATAATCTCTTATAGTTATATCTTCTCAACTGTCTTGAAGATTCCAACCACAGAAGGTAGGTCAAAAGCCTTCTCCACTTGCCTGCCCCACCTCATTGTTCTCATAGTATTTATCACAACTAGTTCCATTTCTTATCTAAAGCCATCCCAAGATTCTGACTCAGTTCTAGAGCTACTGTTGGCTATGTTCTATACAGTGGTGCCCCCAACCTTGAACCCTGTCATCTATAGCCTGAGGAATAAGGACATGAAGACAGCTCTCAGAAAGCTTATAACCTGGAAATATTTCTCAAAGGGATTAATACTAAAGTCTTTTCCATAA
- the LOC100619417 gene encoding olfactory receptor 13G1-like: protein MKNQSMEIEFMLVGISSLPELQLFLLVSFLCIYVTALVGNSLIFFTICASQQLHTPMYFFLGNLSVIDVLCTSTIMPKMLANLYFQRADISFLGCMAQMYLFTWALVSEVLLLALMAFDRYVAICHPLHYSMVMRSHVCIGMAGSIWAIGICNSAVHTSLAIPLSFCSSFIIDHFFCELPPILKLSCSDTSLNEALAFCADVIFGVGSCSLILVSYGCIIRTILKIRSSEGKKKAFSTCSSHLTVVSFYYSTVIYTYIRPTSNLSLGRDKVITALYSVIIPMLNPMIYSFRNREVKGALRRLLGWTLFFPLGRTL from the coding sequence atGAAGAATCAGTCTATGGAAATAGAATTTATGCTGGTGGGAATCTCCAGCCTCCCAGAGCTACAACTATTTCTATTAGTGTCCTTCCTGTGCATCTATGTAACTGCCCTGGTGGGCAACTCTCTCATCTTCTTCACAATCTGTGCCAGCCAACAGCTTCACACACCTATGTACTTCTTTTTGGGCAACTTGTCTGTCATTGATGTCTTGTGTACCTCTACCATCATGCCCAAGATGCTAGCCAACCTTTATTTTCAGAGAGCTGACATTTCATTTTTAGGCTGCATGGCTCAAATGTATCTGTTCACATGGGCCTTAGTCTCAGAGGTTCTCCTCTTGGCCCTCATGGCATTTGACCGCTATGTAGCCATCTGCCATCCGCTCCATTACTCAATGGTCATGCGGAGTCATGTCTGCATTGGGATGGCAGGAAGCATCTGGGCCATTGGTATATGCAACTCAGCAGTTCATACTAGCTTGGCAATCCCCTTGTCCTTCTGTAGCTCCTTTATCATTGACCATTTCTTCTGTGAGCTGCCACCCATACTGAAGCTGTCATGCTCTGATACCAGCCTCAATGAAGCTCTAGCCTTCTGTGCTGATGTAATATTTGGTGTGGGAAGTTGTTCCCTTATCTTAGTTTCTTATGGATGTATCataaggacaattctgaagattCGCTCTTCTGAGGGCAAGAAGAAGGCTTTTTCTACCTGCTCTTCTCACCTTACTGTGGTTTCCTTCTACTACTCCACTGTAATTTATACCTATATCCGCCCAACTTCCAACCTGTCCTTGGGAAGGGACAAAGTCATCACTGCCCTCTATTCTGTCATTATCCCTATGCTCAACCCAATGATTTATTCCTTCAGGAACAGAGAAGTGAAAGGAGCCCTTCGGAGACTATTGGGATGGACTTTATTCTTTCCTCTAGGAAGAACTTTATAA